The Clostridia bacterium region CATATACCGCCCATACGGCATGCGATAAAAACAATTTTGTTTTACACTCTGAGGTTACCCCCGGAAACATACATGACAGCATAATGTTTGATAAGGTTTATTCAAAGGTAAAAGTAAAATGCGGAATACCCGAAGCTGTAGTAGCCGATGCAGGATACAAAACTCCGTGGATAGCAAAGCAGATAACCGATGACCTTGCCAAGCCGATATTCCCTTACAAAAGACCTATGGGAGCAAGAAAAGAAAATCCCGAGTTCAGTTCAAGAAATTTTGTTTATGATGAATATTATGACTGCTACTTATGCCCGAATAATGAAGTTTTAAGTTATTCCACAACAAACAGAGAAGGCTATCGTGAATACAAGAGTAAAAATTATATATGCGAGAACTGTTTAAATCTCATGGACTGCACAAAAAGCTTAAACAAGACAAAGGTGATAACTCGACATATTTGGCAAGATTACATTGATTATGCAGAGGATATACGGCATACGCCGTACGGCAAAGAATTATATGCAACGCGTGGACAGACGATAGAAAGGGTGTTTGCAGACGCAAAGGAAAAACACGGAATGAGATATACCAGATTAAACGGTCTTGCAAAAGTCAAGGCACAGGTACTTATGACCTTTTCGTGTATGAACCTTAAAAAACTGATAAAAGGAAAAGAAAAATTGGGCTTGTTATCAGGCTTTTACTCTGTTCTTTTTGCTTTTTCCCATTTCTTTAAACAATTATTCCAAAAGAATATACTTATATCGAAAAAGGCGGCTTAGATCTATATCTAAATCGCCTTTTTCTTCTCTCTGAAAGGATACCCCCAAAAGGTATCCTTTAATATTTTCAGAAAAAAACTTTACGCTTTTTTAGAAAATCTGAGTAATTTTATCTGAAAAAGACCCCTGCGTCGTCCTCAAAATCAGGCAGGTTGTTGAGAACGGAAGCTATTATGTCCATAGCTTCGTCCATCAGCTCCCTCGTATGCGTGGCGGTGTAGCT contains the following coding sequences:
- a CDS encoding IS1182 family transposase, producing the protein MLTTKDTEKRKQLKVISIEDLVPQDHLLRKVEAAIDFSFVREELKDYYCQDNGRPSIDPVVLIKLCVINYMYGLNSMRRTIRECEVNNAYRWFLGYDLLESIPHFTTFGKNYNHRFAGSDIFEKIFTKILDEAISCKLVDTNIIYIDGTHIKANANTKKNIKIQVEKESKHYKKQLLEEINADRQKHAKKPFDDDDGNGTPETKTETKSTSDPESGLFHKGEHKKCFAYTAHTACDKNNFVLHSEVTPGNIHDSIMFDKVYSKVKVKCGIPEAVVADAGYKTPWIAKQITDDLAKPIFPYKRPMGARKENPEFSSRNFVYDEYYDCYLCPNNEVLSYSTTNREGYREYKSKNYICENCLNLMDCTKSLNKTKVITRHIWQDYIDYAEDIRHTPYGKELYATRGQTIERVFADAKEKHGMRYTRLNGLAKVKAQVLMTFSCMNLKKLIKGKEKLGLLSGFYSVLFAFSHFFKQLFQKNILISKKAA